A DNA window from Anastrepha ludens isolate Willacy chromosome 6, idAnaLude1.1, whole genome shotgun sequence contains the following coding sequences:
- the LOC128868130 gene encoding dynamin-like 120 kDa protein, mitochondrial isoform X1 has translation MLRVYLRKSHRETAQRATYLCTKVICSNHSTLCNKAVRRPPYDEYGRQAQGQQRAPVDFLSPQQYGRYGWYVPPSRKYGMLVARILRGALKLRYIVLGGAIGGGVSLSKKYEEWKDGLPDMKWLEDVLPQGDRWSNFSKKLIEVGSVMKDVVQIDPKLKELGEEKISEWKVWFDNRLDDAIEAADYQGSNASITESKDDIKSKSTVSALGLSKDESRKKYENLQTQVESLQTEIMNVQIKYQKELEKMERENRELRQQYLILKANKKTTAKKIKKSLIDMYSEVLDELSGYDTSYSMADHLPRVVVVGDQSSGKTSVLESIAKARIFPRGSGEMMTRAPVKVTLAEGPYHVAQFRDSDREYELNKESDLSELRREVELRMRASVRGGKTVSNEVISMTVKGPGLQRMVLVDLPGIISTMTVDMAADTKDSIHQMTKHYMSNPNAIILCIQDGSVDAERSNVTDLVMQCDPLGRRTIFVLTKVDLAEELADPDRIRKILSGKLFPMKALGYYAVVTGRGRKDDSIEAIRQYEEDFFKNSKLFHRRGVIMPHQVTSRNLSLAVSDRFWKMVRETIEQQADAFKATRFNLETEWKNNFPRLRESGRDELFDKAKGEILDEVITLSQISAKKWEEALTEKLWDKLSNYVFENIYLPAAQSGSQNSFNTMVDIKLRQWAEQALPAKSVEAGWEALKNEFINLMEKAKKSPDHDDIFDNLKGTVVDEATRRHSWEDKAIDMLRVIQLNTLEDRFVHDKTEWDQAVKFLETSVKAKLAQTEETLNEMLGPGQFTRMTHWKSLTEDQSKRRYVKTELDKVLRNDDKHLPTLSYDELTTVRKNLQRDGVEVDTDYIRQTWFPIYRRHFLKQALHRANDCRKAYYLYSQQGAECEISCSDVVLFWRIQQVIKVTSNALRQQVINREARRLDKEIKEVLDEFSDDEEKKSQLLTGKRVTLAEELIKVRHIQEKLEEFINSLNQEK, from the exons ATGTTACGAGTATATTTAAGGAAGTCACATCG GGAAACCGCCCAACGTGCCACATACCTCTGCACAAAAGTCATATGCTCCAATCATTCCACGCTATGTAACAAAGCTGTACGTCGACCGCCGTACGACGAATATGGTCGACAAGCACAAGGTCAACAACGTGCTCCTGTTGACTTTCTTAGCCCTCAACAGTACGGTAGATATGGTTGGTATGTCCCGCCGTCGCGCAAGTACGGCATGTTAGTGGCCCGCATTTTACGAGGGGCTTTAAAACTTCGATACATTGTACTTGGTGGAGCTATCGGTGGAGGGGTGTCGCTGAGTAAA aaaTATGAAGAATGGAAAGATGGTCTGCCAGATATGAAGTGGTTGGAAGATGTCTTACCGCAAGGTGATAGGTggagtaatttttcaaaaaagttgataGAAGTTGGCAGTGTAATGAAGGATGTTGTTCAAATAG ATCCTAAACTAAAGGAACTCGGGGAAGAGAAGATATCAGAATGGAAAGTGTGGTTCGATAATCGTCTGGATGATGCAATAGAAGCCGCGGATTATCAAGGCAGCAATGCTAGTATCACTGAAT CTAAAGATGATATTAAATCCAAATCAACTGTATCGGCCTTGGGTCTATCGAAAGACGAAAGCCGTAAAAAGTATG AAAATTTGCAAACCCAAGTAGAATCACTGCAAACTGAGATTATGAACGTGCAAATTAAATACCAGaaagaattggaaaaaatggAGCGGGAAAATCGAGAATTGAGGCAACAGTATTTAATACTCAaagccaataaaaaaacaacagctaaaaaaatcaaaaagtcgCTTATAGATATGTATTCAGAGGTGCTTGATGAACTTTCAGGCTACGACACAAGTTACTCAATGGCGGATCATTTGCcacgcgttgttgttgttggcgatCAAAGTAGTGGCAAAACATCTGTATTGGAATCCATTGCGAAAGCACGCATATTTCCGCGAGGCAGCGGAGAAATGATGACGCGCGCACCAGTAAAAGTAACACTCGCAGAAGGGCCATATCACGTAGCCCAATTTCGTGACTCTGATCGTGAATATGAATTGAATAAGGAATCTGACCTATCAGAGCTACGGCGAGAAGTTGAATTACGAATGCGTGCTTCTGTCCGTGGTGGGAAAACCGTCAGCAATGAAGTAATTTCGATGACAGTTAAAGGTCCTGGTTTGCAAAGAATGGTTTTGGTAGATTTGCCTGGAATAATTTCg ACAATGACTGTTGACATGGCGGCTGATACAAAGGATTCAATACATCAAATGACCAAACATTACATGAGCAATCCGAATGCAATTATTCTATGCATTCAAGACGGTTCAGTAGATGCCGAACGAAGTAATGTGACAGATCTCGTGATGCAGTGTGATCCACTAGGACGACGCACCATTTTTGTGCTAACCAAAGTGGATTTGGCGGAAGAGCTTGCTGATCCTGACAGG ATTCGAAAGATTCTTTCGGGCAAATTATTCCCTATGAAAGCACTAGGCTACTACGCTGTTGTGACTGGGCGCGGTCGCAAAGATGACAGCATTGAAGCCATCCGGCAATATGAAGAagacttttttaaaaactcgAAACTTTTCCA CCGGCGAGGTGTAATAATGCCGCATCAAGTGACTAGCCGAAATCTAAGTTTGGCTGTATCCGATCGATTTTGGAAAATGGTGCGCGAGACAATAGAACAACAAGCCGATGCATTTAAAGCTACCAGATTTAATTTGGAAACTgaatggaaaaataatttccctCG ACTTCGAGAATCGGGAAGAGATGAATTGTTCGACAAGGCTAAGGGCGAAATCTTGGATGAAGTAATCACGCTTTCACAAATATCAGCTAAAAAATGGGAAGAGGCCCTGACGGAAAAGCTGTGGGACAAGCTATCTAACTACGTTTTTGAGAATATTTACCTGCCGGCCGCACAGTCAGGTTCTCAAA ACTCCTTCAATACGATGGTGGATATAAAGCTGCGGCAATGGGCAGAGCAAGCTTTGCCTGCCAAATCGGTGGAAGCAG GCTGGGAGGctcttaaaaatgaatttataaatttgatgGAAAAGGCGAAAAAGTCACCGGACCATGATGACATATTTGATAACCTCAAAGGAACAGTGGTAGACGAAGCCACCCGTCGACACTCATGGGAAGATAAGGCCATCGATATGCTGCGAGTTATACAGCTTAACACATTGGAAGATAGGTTCGTTCATGATAAAACTGAGTGGGACCAAGCTGTAAAATTCCTAGAAACTTCTGTAAAGGCTAAACTTGCACAGACTGAAGAGACCTTGAATGAAATGCTGGGTCCGGGGCAATTTACGCGCATGACGCACTGGAAATCGCTAACAGAAGATCAATCTAAACGTCGTTATGTTAAAACTGAGCTGGACAAAGTACTGAGAAATGACGAT AAACACTTACCCACTTTGTCCTATGACGAATTAACAACAGTTCGGAAAAACTTGCAGCGTGATGGcgttgaagtcgataccgattatATTCGGCAAACGTGGTTTCCCATTTACAGGAG ACACTTCCTCAAACAGGCACTTCATCGTGCAAACGACTGTCGTAAGGCTTACTATCTATACAGTCAGCAGGGTGCAGAATGTGAG ataagTTGTAGCGATGTTGTGCTTTTCTggcgcattcaacaagtgattaaAGTTACTTCGAATGCATTAAGACAGCAAGTCATCAACCGCGAGGCGCGTCGTTTAgacaaagaaattaaagaagtcTTAGACGAGTTTAGTGATGATGAAGAGAAAAAGTCGCAGTTATTAACTGGAAAGCGTGTCACACTCGCAGAGGAATTAA tTAAAGTCCGGCATATACAAGAGAAATTAGAGGAGTTCATCAACTCTCTTAATCAAGAAAAGTAA